Part of the Lysobacter enzymogenes genome is shown below.
TTCCATGACTTCGAACTTGAAGCCCTGGCGCAGGTCGCCGGACGAACCCGAGGGGATGTAGAACGAGACCACGCTGAGGTTGCCGAAGCGCGCCTCGATGTAGCGGCCCTCGTCGTCGAACGGGGCCCAGCCCAGCGCGGTGCGCACTTCGTCGGGTTCGCGCTTGGCGTAGATCGCCACGCCGCTGTAGCCCTTCTTGGTGATCGCGTCGCGGAAGAACGCGCGGTAGCCGTCGGGCAGGAATTCCGGGCCGCTGAGCTGGTGCTCCTGGGCCTTGGTCTCCTGCACGCACAGCACGTCGGCGCGCTGGGTCTTGAACCAGTCGAAGAAGCCTTTGGTCGTGGCCGAACGCAGGCCGTTGGCGTTGAAACTGATGATGCGCATGCGCGTTCCGGGGCAGGAAGTGCGCACGATCATAGCAACCGGCCGGGCGCGGGTATCATGCCGCGCATGACCGATACGCCCCCGCCCGACCGTCCCGCGCCGCCCGCCGTGCGGGTCGGCGTGGTCTCGCCGATGCTGGCCCCCGCGGTGCGCAGCCTGCAGGTCGCGCCCGAGCAACTGCCCTTCGTCGGCGACACCGCCTACAACCTCGAACAGACCCGCCTGGACCGCAACAGCGAAGCGATGGCGGTGCTGGCCGGCGAGCGCGTGGTCGGCTTCTACCGGCTCGACTTCAGCGTCGAGGCGATCGCCGGCCGCGCCCTGGGCGAACCCAGCGTCGGCCTGCGCGCCTACGTCATCGACCGGCGCGAACAGGGCCGCGGCTACGGCACCGCGGCGATGCGCGCCTGCATCGAGGACCTGCGCCGGCGCTACCCGCAGCGCAGCCTGCTGGCGCTGACGGTCAACGTGCGCAACCAGGCCGCCATCGCCGCGTACCTGAAGGCCGGCTTCCACGACACCGGCGAGCTTTACCACGGCGGTCCGTCCGGCCCGCAGCACCTGATGCTGTACCGGCTGGCGCCCGCGCCGGCCCCCTCCCCTTCCCCCATCGCGACCGCGCCATGACCGACCACCGCACCCGCTTCCTGCAACTGGCCCTGAAGGCCGAGGCCCTGCGCTTCGGCGAATTCACCCTGAAATCCGGGCGGGTCAGCCCGTACTTCTTCAACGCCGGACGCTTCGACTCCGGCGCCGCGCTGGCCGCGCTGGCGGCCTGCTACGCCGACGCGATCGACGCCGCCGGGCTCGATTTCGACCTGCTGTTCGGCCCGGCCTACAAGGGCATCCCGCTGGCCAGCGCGCTGGGCTGCGAGTACGCCGGCCGCGGCCGCGACCTGCCGCTGGCGTTCAACCGCAAGGAAGCCAAGAGCCACGGCGAGGGCGGGATGCTGATCGGCGCGCCGCTGGCCGGGCGGCGGGTGCTGATCGTCGACGACGTGATCACCGCCGGCACCGCGATCCGCGAAGCGCTCGGGCTGATCCGCGACGGCGGCGGCACGGTCGCCGGCATCGTCATCGCGCTGGACCGGCAGGAAGCCGTGGACCCTGCACAATCCCGACGCTCGGCGGCAGAAACTGTCGCAATCGAACACGGCCTGCCGGTCGTGGCGATCGCCGGGCTCGACGATCTGCTCGCCTTCACCGGCGCCAGCGCCGAGTTCGCCGCCCAGCGCGAGCGCCTGCTGGCCTATCGCGCCGCCTACGGCCGCGAGGGCTGAGCGCCGGCCGCGCCCGCGCCGCCGCGGCGGCCGGGCGCGCCAGCGTCGAAATGAGCGGTCGGTCACAGGTAAATTTTCCGCCGTGGCCCGACTCTTGCGTCACGCCTTGTCGACCGACAGCCCCCGAAGGCGGGAACGCGACATGAAATCCATCCATACCCTGATCGCCGGCGCGGTGTTGCTGGCGCTGGCCGCGCCGCTCGCCTTGGCCCAGGACGGGGCGAAGAAGAAGCTGTATTGCTGGGACGAAGGCGGCCGCAAGGTCTGCGGCGACGCCCTGCCGGCGAACGCGGTCGACAGCGCGCGCACCGAGATCAGCGCCAAGAGCGGCCTGGCCACGGCCCGGGTCGAGCGCGCCCAGACCGCCGAGGAGCGCGCCGCCGCCGAACAGGCCGCGCGCGACGCGCGCAGCGCGGCGATGAAGGCCGAGGCGCAGAAGCGCCGCGACCATGCCATGGCCGAGTCCTACGCGACCGAGGAAGACCTGCGCAAATCCTTCCAGGAGCGGATCGTGCTGCTGGACGAGACGGTCAAGGCCTCGCAGCTCGGCATCGAAGGCCGCCGCCAGACCGTGCTGGCCCTGCTGCGCAAGGCCGGCGAAGCCGAACTCAACGGCAAGCCGGTGGGCTCGGGCCTGGCGGAGAACATCCGCGGCCAGCACGACGAACTGCTGCACCAGCAGGAAGTGCTCAAGCAGCAGTTGGTCGAACGCGGCCTGGCCGACCAGGACCTGGCCACCGCGCTGGATCGCTACAACGCGCTCAAGGCCAAGAACGCCGGCGGCTGAGCGGCGCGCCCGAACGCGCGATCGCCTGTCGCATCGTCCGGAAACGAAAAACGCCGCGGCTGGGCCGCGGCGTTTTTCGTTGGGCGGGCGGCGCACGCGCCGCCCGTCGGCCCGGCTCAGAACGGCAGCGCCAGATCCGGCTTGATCGCGTGCAGCTGGGCGCGGAACAGGCCCTGGATGCGTTCCATCGCCGCCTGGCTGTCGGCGTCGAAGCGCATCACCAGGATCGGCGTGGTGTTGGACGCGCGCACCAGGCCCCAGCCGTCGGGGAAGTCCACGCGCAGGCCGTCGATGGTCGACAGGCGCGCGCCCTCGAACGAGGCCTCGTTGCGGAAGCGCTCGACGAAGCTGTGCGGGTCGCCGTCGGGCGCGTCGACCTTGATCTCCGGGGTGGCCACGCCGTTGGGCAGCTCGTTGAGGGTCTGGGTCGGCGTGTCGGCCTGCGCGGCCAGGATCTCGAGCAGGCGCGCGGCCGAGTAGATGCCGTCGTCGAAGCCGTACCAGCGCTCCTTGAAGAAGAAGTGGCCGCTCATCTCGCCGGCCAGCTCGGCGTCGGTCTCGCGCATCTTGGCCTTGATCAGCGAGTGGCCGGTCTTCCACATCAGCGGGCTGCCGCCGTGGCGCAGGATGTGGCCCGGCAGGCGGCCGGTGCACTTCACGTCGTAGATGATCATCGCGCCGGGGTTGCGCTCGAGCACGTCGGCGGCGAACAGCATCAGCAGGCGGTCGGGGAAGATGTTGTGGCCGTCGCGGGTGACCACGCCGAGGCGGTCGCCGTCGCCGTCGAAGGCGATGCCGAGGTCCGCGTCCAGGCGCTGCACCATCTTGATCAGGTCGATCAGGTTGTGCGGCTCGCTCGGGTCGGGGTGGTGGTTCGGGAACTCGCCGTCGATCTCGCAGTACAGCGGGGTGACCTCGGCGCCGATCGCGGCCAGCACGCGCGGGCCGATGTCGCCGGCCACGCCGTTGCCGGCGTCGACCACGACCTTGAGCGGGCGGTCGATCTGGATGTCGGACGCGATCCGCTGGACGTAGTCCTCGGAGATGTCGCGCGGGGTCAGCGTGCCCGGCTCGGCCGCGGTGTGCAGGCGGCCGCCGACGATGCGCCGGTACAGGTCGGTGATCGCGTCGCCCGACAGGGTTTCGCCGCCGACCACGATCTTGAAGCCGTTGTAGTCCGGCGGGTTGTGGCTGCCGGTCAGCGAAATGCAGGAGCCGGCGCGCAGGTGGTAGGCGCCGAAGTAGACCACCGGCGTCGGCGCCATGCCGATGTCGACGACGTTGCGGCCGGCCTTGCGCAGGCCGGCGATCAGGCCTTCCATGAGGCTCGGGCCGGACAGGCGGCCGTCGCGGCCTACGACAATTTCGGTCAGGCCCTGGTCGTGCATCACCGAGCCCACCGCCTGGCCGATCAGTTCGGCGATGCCCGGATCGAGGCTTTGGCCGACCACGCCGCGGATGTCGTAGGCGCGGAAGATGCCGTTGTCCACGGCCAGCGGCCGCGGTGCGGCTTCGAGGGTGTTATCGCTCACGTTTATCGCATTCGCATCGGCAATAGGAGCGCTCATGGTCTCAGCCAGCGTCTGAACGGGACCTTCGTCCTCGACCGGACCGGTCGTCCGGCCCAGGCGCTGACGCAGCCGCGCCGCCACGAACGCGAGCAGGGCCAGCACCACCGCGGCGATGAAGCACGGCAGCGCGCCCATGCCGAGCGGGCCGCCGGCGATGTCGGGCACCGCCGCGGCCACGCGCAGGTCGCTGCCGGGGATCGGCGCGGCCATCGCCTCGGCGCCGTTGTTGAGCGCGGTGTCGCCGCGCTCGATCGCGCTGAAGCCGCCCTGGCGCAGGGCCAGATAGCTGCTGCCGCCGATCTCGGCCTTTTCCACGCCGTCGCTGACGCGCTGCAACGGCAGCTGCACGTAGGCCACGCCGACCAGCTGCTCGCCGGCGCGCGCCGGCGCCGCCAGCGCCAGCACCGGCTTGCCGCCTTCGCGCACGATCGCCGCCATCGGCTTGTCGGCGACGATCGCCGCCTCCATCGCGCCGAGCCGGCCGTAACCGCTGCCGGGCAGGGCCGCGTACTGCTCGGCCAGATCGGCCGGCAGCACCGCGCCGTTGCTGGCGCCGGGCCAGTCCTTGCCGAGTTCGGCGCTGGCGGCCTTGAAGTCGCCGGCCTGCAGCGCGGCCTGCATCGGCGCGGTCGCGAGGCGGTCGCGCAGGCGCTTGTGCTCGACGCCGAGCGCGTTGTGGGCGCTGGTCACCGCTGCGTCGCGCACCTGGATCAGGTCGTTGCGGCGCGAGGAATCCAGATGCTGCTGCACCCCGGCCCAGGCCATCCACAACGCCAGCACGCCGCACAGCGCCGCGACCGGCAGCAGCGCGGGCCTGAGTTGCGCCGCGGAGATCTGCGGCTTTTCCAGCTTCACATCGACCATAACCGGCAACTTCCCCTAAAAATGTTCGGTCCTGCGCGTGCGCGGCGCGGGCACGGCCCCGCAGTCTGCCCCGCGGGGCGCGGCCGCGTCCGTCGACTGCGCCTCGTCGCACCTATTGACGTGACAAAAACGCGATCACGGTCGGTCGCCGCGGCACACCCGCTGTACGCACCCGCCACTAAGCACCCGCAAAGTACAAGCACGATGCGTGCCAGCCCTCCCCCCGACGGCGCGGCCGCGCTCAGCGCACGCCGGTATGGCCGAAGCCGCCCTCGCCGCGTTCGCTGGCCTGGAACTGTTCCACCACCTGCAACTGCGCGCGCACGATCGGCAACAGCACCAGCTGCGCGACCCGGTCGCCCGGCTGGATCGTATAAGCCTCGCGGCCGCGGTTCCACACGCTGATCAGCAAAGGGCCCTGGTAGTCGGCGTCGATCAGGCCGGTGCCGTTGCCGAGCACGATGCCGTGCTTGTGGCCCAGGCCGGAACGCGGCAGCACCACCGCGCACATCGTCGGATCGCCGACGTGCACGGCCAGGCCCGACGGCAGCAGCGCGGCGTCGCCGGGTTGCAGCACCAGTTCGTGCTCCAGCGCCGCGCGCAGGTCCAGGCCGGCGCTGGCCGGGGTCGCGTAGGCCGGCAGCGGCCATTCGTCGCCGAAACGCGGGTCGAGGATCTTCAGTTCCAGGGTGTGGTGCATGCGTCTTCCAAAAACGTCCAAACAAAAAAAGGGCGGCGCGCCGGTCGGGGCCGGCGCGCGGACGCGCTCAGGCCGGCCAGCGCGCCAGGATCAGGTCGAGCAGTTGGTCGGCCAGCGCGGTCTTCGGCGCCGGCCCGAGCGCGCGCTCGCCGCCGATCCAGTACACGGTCAGGGCGTTGTCGTCGCTCTCGAAACCGCTGCCGGACACGCCGACGCGGTTGGCGGCGATCATGTCGACTTTCTTCTTCTCGAGCTTGCCGCGCGCGTAGAACTCCACGTCGTGGGTCTCAGCGGCGAAGCCGACCACCACGGTCGGGCGGCGCGCGTGCACCGCGACTTCGGCCAGGATGTCGGGCGTGCGCACCAGCGCCAGGGTCAGCTGTTCTTCTTTCTTCTTGATCTTGCCCGGGGCGATCTCGGCCGGCGCGTAGTCGGCGACCGCGGCGGCGCCGATGTAGACGTCGGCCGGAAGCTGGCCGATCACCGCCTCGCGCATCTGCCGGGCCGAGCGCACGTCGACCCGCTCCAGCCCGGCCGGGGTCGGCAGCGAGACCGGGCCGGCGACCAGCACCACCTGGGCGCCGCGGCGCGCCGCGGCTTCGGCGATCGCGAAGCCCATCTTGCCGCTGCTGCGGTTGCCGATGAAGCGGACCGGGTCGATGTCTTCGAAAGTCGGGCCGGCGCTGACCACGATGCGGCGCCCGGCGAGGTCGGCGGCGCTCATGCGCGCACCTCCCGGGCCAGGGCGGCGACGATCTCGAGCGGTTCCAGCAACCGGCCGGGGCCGGATTCGGGTTCGGCCATGCGGCCCTCGCCGGGTCCGAAGAAGACCACGCCGCGCCCGCGCAGGGTGGCGACGTTGGCCTGGGTCGCCGGGTGGCCCCACATGCGGTGGTTCATCGCCGGAGCGATGCGGACCGGCGCCTCGGACGCCAGGCACAGGGTACTGATGAGGTCGTCGGCGAAGCCGTGGGCGAGCTTGGCGATCATGTCGGCGGTGGCCGGCGCGATCAGGATGCGCTGAGCCCAGCGCGCCAGTTCGATGTGGCCCATCGCCAGTTCGGCGGCTTCGTCCCACAGCGAGGTGCGCACCGGCTGGCCGGACAGCGCCTGGAAGGTCGCCGGCCCGACGAAGCGGGTCGCGTTTTCGGTCATCGCCACGCGCACCTGGGCGCCGGCGTCCTGCAGGCGGCGCACCAGGTCGGCGGCCTTGTAGGCGGCGATGCCGCCGCAGACGCACAGCAGGATGCGTTGTGAGTGCAGCGGCAAAGAAGGGTCTTGCGCCATGTTCGGCGGGGCTCGCTGGTGTTCGTAGTGCATGCGGGGCAGGTCGCTGCGGCCGCCGCGGCGGCCCGGCGATTTCCTACCTCCGCCCGGGCCGATAGCTTACCCGATGGGCCGCAGGCTCCCGATCACGCGTGGCCCGCGCCCCCGCCAGGATGGCGGCATGCGAATCCAAGAATGGCCCAGCGCGGAGCGGCCGCGCGAAAAACTGCTCGCCAGCGGCGCCGCCGTCCTCTCGGACGCCGAGCTGCTGGCGCTGATCCTGGGCTCCGGCGTGCGCGGCCACGACGCGGTCGGCACCGCGCGCCGCCTGCTCGCCGAACACGGCCCGCTGGCGACGCTGCTGGAGCAGTCGCCGGCGCGGCTGCTGCGCATGCGCGGCATCGGCCAGGCCCGCGCCTGCGCGCTCAAGGCCGCGCTGGAACTGGCCGCGCGCAGCCAGATGGCCGACCTGGAGCGCGGCAGCGCGGTCACCGATCCGCCCTCGGCCGGGCGCTATCTGGCGCAGAAGCTGCGCGGCCGCCCGCACGAGGTGTTCGCGGCGATGTTCCTCAACAGCCGCCATGGCGTGATCGGCTACCAGGAGCTGTTCCACGGCAGCGTCGACGGCGCCGAGGTGCATCCGCGCGAAGTGGTGCGGCAGGCGCTGCAACGCAACGCCGCGGCGGTCATCGTCGGCCACAACCACCCCAGCGGCAACGCCGAACCCAGTCCGGCCGACCGCGCCGTGACCCTGCGGCTGAGGGAGGCGCTGGCGCTGATGGACATCCGCCTGCTCGACCATTTCGTGGTCGGCGACGGCAAGCCGGTGTCGATGGCGCTGCGCGGCTGGGTGTGAGCGCGCGATCGCGCGCCGCCGCCGGCAGACAGCGCAGGCCGCGGCGTTCACTTTTCGCCCGCCGGCGCGCCGATGCCCGGCCCCAAAGCCGGCGCGGAAACGCGTAAAATGCGCGGTTCCGCAACGCCCCGCGAAAGCGCATCTCACGTGAAAACCACCCTCCACGCTCTGGTCGCGCAGGCCATCGAAGCACTGCGCGCCGCCGGCACCGTGCCGGCCGACCTGCCCACGCCCGATTTCGTGATCGAGCGCCCGAAGAACCGAGGCCAGGGCGATTTCTCGACCAACGCCGCGATGCTGCTGGCCAAGCCGGCGCGCGCCAATCCGCGCGAACTCGCGCAGAAGCTGGTCGCCGCGCTGCCGGCCGACGCCGACATCGGCAAGGTCGAGATCGCGGGCCCGGGCTTCATCAATTTCCATGTCGACGAAGCCGCCTGGCGCCGCCAGATCGGCGAGGTCTTCGCCCAGGGCGCCAACTACGGCCGCAACGCCAGCGGCGCCGGCCGCCGCGCCGGCGTCGAATTCGTCTCGGCCAACCCGACCGGCCCGCTGCACGTCGGCCACGGCCGCGCCGGCGTGATCGGCGACTGCATCGCGCGCGTGCTCGACGCCAACGGCTGGGACGTGATGCGCGAGTTCTACTACAACGACGCCGGCGTGCAGATCAACAATCTCGCCGTCTCCACCCAACTGCGCGCGCGCGGCCTCAAGCCCGGCGACGAGGGCTGGCCGGACAGCGCCTACAACGGCGACTACATCGCCGACGTGGCCCGCGCGTATCTCGACGGCGCCACGGTCGAGTTCGAGAACCACGCCGTCACCGGCAAGGGCGACATCGACGATCTCGATGCGATCCGCCAGTTCGCCGTGGCCTACCTGCGCCGCGAGCAGAACGAGGACCTGGCCGCGTTCGGCGTCGGCTTCGACGTGTATTTCCTGGAAAGCTCGCTGTACGAGCAGGACAAGGTCGAGGAGACCGTGCGCGAGCTGGTCGCCCACGGCCACACCTACGAGGAAGGCGGCGCGCTGTGGCTGCGCTCGACCGACTTCGGCGACGACAAAGACCGGGTGATGCGCAAGTCCGACGGCACCTACACCTACTTCGTGCCGGACGTGGCCTATCACCTGAGCAAGTGGCAGCGCGGCTACGAGCGCGCGATCACCGAGCTGGGCTCGGACCACCACGGCTCGCTGGCGCGCGTGATCGCCGGCCTGCAGGCGCTCGACGCCGGCATCCCGAAGGGCTGGCCGGAGTACGTGCTGCACCAGATGGTCACGGTGATGCGCGGCGGCGAAGAAGTGAAGCTGTCCAAGCGCGCCGGCAGCTACCTGACCCTGCGCGACCTCATCGACGAAACCGGCCGCGACGCGGTGCGCTGGTTCCTGATCGCGCGCAAGCCCGATTCGCAGCTGACCTTCGACATCGACCTGGCGCGCTCGCAGTCGATGGACAATCCGGTCTACTACGTGCAGGTCTCGCACGCGCGCATGCACGGCCTGCTGCGCCAGCTGAACGAGCGCGGCCTGTCCTACGACCAGGCCGACGGGCTGGCCCAGCCGCTGGACCTGAACGACGTCGCCGCGCACGAACTGATCGCCGCGATCGCGCGCTATCCCGACGTGGTCGCCGCCGCCGGACGCGATCTGGAGCCGCATCAGGTGGCCGGCTACCTGCTGGAGTTGGCGCAGACCTTCCAGACGTATTACAACGATCACCAGTTCCTGGTCGACGACGCCGCCCAGCGCCACGCGCGGCTGGTGCTGGCGATGGCGACCCGCCAGGTCCTGGCGAACGGTCTGGAACTGTTGGGGATCCACGCCCCGGAGGTGATGTAAGTGGCAGCACGACGCGGCAAATCGCAGGCCAAGCGCAACCACCAGAGCAACGACGGCCTGCCCGGCTGGGCCTGGGGCGTGCTCGGGCTGCTGCTCGGGGTCGTGCTGATCCTGGTCGTCCCCAAGTACCTCAAGTCCGACGGCAAGGGCGACGGTTTCTTCCGTCCGCAGCCCAATCCCGACGCCCAGCCCGCCGCGGTCAGCGCCGACGAGGATTCGGTGGCGCCGGAAGGCAGCCCGCGCCCGGCCCGCGCCGACGCCGCGCAGGGCAAGAACGGCAAGCCCAAGGACGCGGCCGGCAAGGACCCCAAGTCCAAGGACGGCACCGAGTACGACTTCTACACCCTGCTGCCGGGCCGCGAAGTGGAAATGAGCGACGCCGAGCTGGCCGCGACCGAGGCCGCCGAGGAGCAGCGCCGCGCCGCCCAGCAGCGCCGCGCCGGGCAGACCGCCGCGGCCAACCCCGCGGCCGCGAATCCTGCGTCCAGCCACGCCGCGTCCAATCCGGACGCCGCCCAGCCGCGCAACGCCGCGCAGACCTCGGGGCCGGCCACGGCCAGCCTGCCGCGGCCGGTCGACACCATCGCCCCGGCCGCGTCGAAGCCGCCGACCCAGGTCGCCAGCGCCACGCCGCCGCCGTCCACGGTGACGCCGAAGCCGCCGGTCGTGTCCGCCGCGCAAGGCAGCGCCGCGACGCCGGCCGCGACCGTCGCCAGCGCCGCCGCGGCGGCCGCCGACGACAACACCCGCTACCTGCTGCAGGCCGGCGCGTTCCAGGCCTCCGGCCAGGCCGAGGAAATGAAGGCCAAGATCGCCATGCTCGGCCTTGGCGCGCGGGTCGAATCGGCGCAGATCAGCGGCAAGACCGTGTACCGGGTGCGCATGGGGCCGTACGGCACCGCCGGCGATCTGGCCGAAGCCAAGCGCAAGCTCGCCGACGGCGGCTTGCCGGGGATGGCGATCAAGGTTCAGTAAGCCGCCAGCGCATCGGTCGCCCTCCGCAACGCCCGGCACTGCCGGGCGTTGTGCGTTGGGCCCGACCTTCCCGGCGCCGCGAGGGCCGCGGCCCGATGCTTGCGTTCGGGATCGCCGAGGCCGCAGCGGAATGCGTCGGGGCCAAGCCCGTCCCATCGTTCTCAAGCGCCTCGCGCAGGACTGCGCGGCGGATCCGGCACGCGCTGCGCGGACGATCCGATCCGCACGCGGCGCAGTTCGGCGCCGGAAAGGCCGCAACCCGACGCCTTCGTTCAGGATCGCGGAGATCGGAGCGAAAAATGTCGGGGCTGAAGCCCTCCCACAGTTCTCGAGCGCCTTGCGCAAGACTGCGCTGCGGACCCGCCGCGCACTGCGCGGACGACCCGATCCGCGCGCGCGGCGCAGCGGAAGACACAACCCAGAATGCCGATTGCCCGCAACCGTGCGTCGGCGCGCGGGCGCCTTCCGGCAGCGCGCCCGGCTACAGCGCGACGCCGGTCACCCTGGCCCGTACCCGCCGCGCATAGACTTCGCCGGCTGATGCACGTCGTTGGGGATGGGATGGACAAGCGCATTCTTCTGGGCTGCCTGGGCGGAGCAGGCATGCTCTTGCTGTTCGCGTTGTTGACCAAGCTGTTCGGCCTGGATGCGCGCCAGGCGATCGATACCGGCGTCGGCCCGCTGCCGGTGATCGATGTGTTCGCCGCGCTGGTCGCGATGTTCCTCGGCGGCGCGCTGGCCCGCCACGCCTGGTTCCGCTGGATCGCCGTGTTGCTGATGACGGCGATGTGGGCCCTGACCCTGTACACCGTGGTGTCGATGGCGCTGCCCGACAGCCCGCCGCCGATGCGTTCGATCGGCGGCGCGCTGAAGTTCAACGCGCTGGCGATCGTGCTGACCCTGGCCGCGGCGTTCGCCGGCGCCCTGCTCGGCGAACGCTTCGGGCTCAAGCGCGCCGGCGCGCTCGGCCGCGACGGCTTGATGCGCCGCTAAGGCCGCCGCCAAACGACCGCGAACCTGTCCGCTCCTGTAGGAGCGGCGCAAGCCGCGACCGCGCCACCGCGCCTACGGCGCAATCCTCTGGCCCCCTCCGCCATACGACTTGCGGCGCAATCGTTCGAGCCGCGCAAGCGCCCACGACGCCGCCCGCGCGAACTCATCCTCGCCGCCGCATCGCTCGCGCGCGCATGAAGCGACGTGCAGCGGGCGCCGGCGGTCGAGAGCGGTCGTCGTAGTTGCAGTGTCGCGGTCGCGGCTTGCGCCGCTCCTACAGGGGGCCGCCGCGAGATCTCGGCGTCGCGCGGCCCGGCATCGCGCCGGGCCAGCGCCGACGCGGCTCAGGCCGCGTCGCTCTCCGCCTGCGCCCGCGCGCGCTTGAGCGCGATCAGCGCCGAGGTGTCGGCTTCGCCGTAGCCGCGTTCGATCAGCTCGGCGTAATCCGCCGCGGCCTGGTCGAGGGTCGCGGTGCGCACGCCGGTGTCGCGGGCGATGCCCTGGACGATGCGCAGGTCCTTGAGCATGTGCTGGCACTTGAAGCCGGGCGCGAACTCGTCGCGC
Proteins encoded:
- a CDS encoding GNAT family N-acetyltransferase; this translates as MTDTPPPDRPAPPAVRVGVVSPMLAPAVRSLQVAPEQLPFVGDTAYNLEQTRLDRNSEAMAVLAGERVVGFYRLDFSVEAIAGRALGEPSVGLRAYVIDRREQGRGYGTAAMRACIEDLRRRYPQRSLLALTVNVRNQAAIAAYLKAGFHDTGELYHGGPSGPQHLMLYRLAPAPAPSPSPIATAP
- the pyrE gene encoding orotate phosphoribosyltransferase, giving the protein MTDHRTRFLQLALKAEALRFGEFTLKSGRVSPYFFNAGRFDSGAALAALAACYADAIDAAGLDFDLLFGPAYKGIPLASALGCEYAGRGRDLPLAFNRKEAKSHGEGGMLIGAPLAGRRVLIVDDVITAGTAIREALGLIRDGGGTVAGIVIALDRQEAVDPAQSRRSAAETVAIEHGLPVVAIAGLDDLLAFTGASAEFAAQRERLLAYRAAYGREG
- a CDS encoding phosphomannomutase/phosphoglucomutase, producing the protein MVDVKLEKPQISAAQLRPALLPVAALCGVLALWMAWAGVQQHLDSSRRNDLIQVRDAAVTSAHNALGVEHKRLRDRLATAPMQAALQAGDFKAASAELGKDWPGASNGAVLPADLAEQYAALPGSGYGRLGAMEAAIVADKPMAAIVREGGKPVLALAAPARAGEQLVGVAYVQLPLQRVSDGVEKAEIGGSSYLALRQGGFSAIERGDTALNNGAEAMAAPIPGSDLRVAAAVPDIAGGPLGMGALPCFIAAVVLALLAFVAARLRQRLGRTTGPVEDEGPVQTLAETMSAPIADANAINVSDNTLEAAPRPLAVDNGIFRAYDIRGVVGQSLDPGIAELIGQAVGSVMHDQGLTEIVVGRDGRLSGPSLMEGLIAGLRKAGRNVVDIGMAPTPVVYFGAYHLRAGSCISLTGSHNPPDYNGFKIVVGGETLSGDAITDLYRRIVGGRLHTAAEPGTLTPRDISEDYVQRIASDIQIDRPLKVVVDAGNGVAGDIGPRVLAAIGAEVTPLYCEIDGEFPNHHPDPSEPHNLIDLIKMVQRLDADLGIAFDGDGDRLGVVTRDGHNIFPDRLLMLFAADVLERNPGAMIIYDVKCTGRLPGHILRHGGSPLMWKTGHSLIKAKMRETDAELAGEMSGHFFFKERWYGFDDGIYSAARLLEILAAQADTPTQTLNELPNGVATPEIKVDAPDGDPHSFVERFRNEASFEGARLSTIDGLRVDFPDGWGLVRASNTTPILVMRFDADSQAAMERIQGLFRAQLHAIKPDLALPF
- the dut gene encoding dUTP diphosphatase, with the translated sequence MHHTLELKILDPRFGDEWPLPAYATPASAGLDLRAALEHELVLQPGDAALLPSGLAVHVGDPTMCAVVLPRSGLGHKHGIVLGNGTGLIDADYQGPLLISVWNRGREAYTIQPGDRVAQLVLLPIVRAQLQVVEQFQASERGEGGFGHTGVR
- the radC gene encoding RadC family protein, with amino-acid sequence MRIQEWPSAERPREKLLASGAAVLSDAELLALILGSGVRGHDAVGTARRLLAEHGPLATLLEQSPARLLRMRGIGQARACALKAALELAARSQMADLERGSAVTDPPSAGRYLAQKLRGRPHEVFAAMFLNSRHGVIGYQELFHGSVDGAEVHPREVVRQALQRNAAAVIVGHNHPSGNAEPSPADRAVTLRLREALALMDIRLLDHFVVGDGKPVSMALRGWV
- the argS gene encoding arginine--tRNA ligase encodes the protein MKTTLHALVAQAIEALRAAGTVPADLPTPDFVIERPKNRGQGDFSTNAAMLLAKPARANPRELAQKLVAALPADADIGKVEIAGPGFINFHVDEAAWRRQIGEVFAQGANYGRNASGAGRRAGVEFVSANPTGPLHVGHGRAGVIGDCIARVLDANGWDVMREFYYNDAGVQINNLAVSTQLRARGLKPGDEGWPDSAYNGDYIADVARAYLDGATVEFENHAVTGKGDIDDLDAIRQFAVAYLRREQNEDLAAFGVGFDVYFLESSLYEQDKVEETVRELVAHGHTYEEGGALWLRSTDFGDDKDRVMRKSDGTYTYFVPDVAYHLSKWQRGYERAITELGSDHHGSLARVIAGLQALDAGIPKGWPEYVLHQMVTVMRGGEEVKLSKRAGSYLTLRDLIDETGRDAVRWFLIARKPDSQLTFDIDLARSQSMDNPVYYVQVSHARMHGLLRQLNERGLSYDQADGLAQPLDLNDVAAHELIAAIARYPDVVAAAGRDLEPHQVAGYLLELAQTFQTYYNDHQFLVDDAAQRHARLVLAMATRQVLANGLELLGIHAPEVM
- a CDS encoding SPOR domain-containing protein, with translation MAARRGKSQAKRNHQSNDGLPGWAWGVLGLLLGVVLILVVPKYLKSDGKGDGFFRPQPNPDAQPAAVSADEDSVAPEGSPRPARADAAQGKNGKPKDAAGKDPKSKDGTEYDFYTLLPGREVEMSDAELAATEAAEEQRRAAQQRRAGQTAAANPAAANPASSHAASNPDAAQPRNAAQTSGPATASLPRPVDTIAPAASKPPTQVASATPPPSTVTPKPPVVSAAQGSAATPAATVASAAAAAADDNTRYLLQAGAFQASGQAEEMKAKIAMLGLGARVESAQISGKTVYRVRMGPYGTAGDLAEAKRKLADGGLPGMAIKVQ